In one Candidatus Neomarinimicrobiota bacterium genomic region, the following are encoded:
- a CDS encoding cytochrome c3 family protein, with protein MCYSLLIALLLTSMGPADARPDAQQTPDRIIFSHILHIKDLGLECGQCHEGVATSIQLTHALLPVMDQCLACHDGDTAPQECAVCHTQPDDPTTYTWQPTAGLLFPHQPHIESATACNHCHPGVAVAEALAPRTPPKMGLCMSCHSTPLTDAGCYNCHASLKDKLPASHDTDWAKTHGLFIHSSTDNDCATCHQQTDCEICHAQAQLEKKVHPANYEFLHAGEFLGFEKECRTCHAMPQECMGCHLAKMIMPLSHNSIQWVNETIGGFHIQEALDKPDYCLACHEPASDITCQKCHGKK; from the coding sequence CAGATGCACAGCAAACTCCCGATCGTATCATTTTCTCCCATATCCTGCACATTAAAGACCTGGGTCTGGAATGCGGCCAGTGTCACGAAGGCGTAGCAACCAGCATTCAGTTGACCCATGCCCTGCTGCCGGTTATGGACCAATGCCTGGCCTGCCATGATGGTGACACGGCCCCGCAAGAGTGTGCCGTCTGCCATACTCAGCCTGATGATCCCACGACTTACACCTGGCAGCCTACCGCTGGATTACTGTTTCCTCATCAGCCCCATATTGAGTCAGCCACTGCCTGCAACCACTGTCATCCCGGGGTTGCTGTCGCCGAGGCCCTGGCCCCCCGTACTCCACCGAAGATGGGCCTTTGCATGAGCTGCCACTCTACACCCCTCACAGACGCCGGCTGCTACAACTGCCACGCCTCGCTAAAGGACAAATTGCCTGCCAGCCACGATACCGACTGGGCCAAAACTCACGGGCTGTTCATTCACAGCTCGACCGACAATGACTGCGCCACCTGTCACCAGCAAACCGACTGCGAGATATGCCATGCCCAGGCTCAACTGGAAAAGAAAGTGCATCCCGCCAATTATGAGTTCCTTCACGCTGGAGAATTCCTTGGCTTTGAAAAAGAGTGCCGCACCTGCCATGCGATGCCCCAGGAGTGCATGGGTTGCCACCTTGCCAAAATGATCATGCCCTTGAGCCACAATAGCATCCAATGGGTGAACGAGACCATCGGTGGCTTTCACATCCAGGAAGCCCTGGACAAACCGGATTACTGCCTTGCCTGCCATGAACCGGCCAGCGATATAACCTGCCAGAAGTGCCATGGTAAGAAATAA